Part of the bacterium genome is shown below.
ATAATCCGGGGTCTTTTTCATACCGTGGACAAGTTTATTCACTTTTTCCTTATTTCAATTCTTTTATCTTGATATTCCGGAAATAGATAGGTGCTCCGGCATGTTTTCCCTGGAATCCTATGAATCCGTGGGTGGGAAGCTCTGAAAACGGCGTGCTCAGCCATGCCGGGATTTCGCTCCCGTCGGGGTTGGTTTTCGCGTTTTTCCACAGGTCCATGTTCATCTCCGTAACCTGCATCCCGTTCAGCATGACATAGATCATTTTTCCCATGCATGTGATAGTGAAACGGTTCCATTCGCCGGGTTTTTTAACCATGCTCATGCTTGGGGCAAGATGACCGAAAATAGCGCCGCACTGCCATGTTTTCGGGCTTTTCGCCCATTGCTCGGCAAAATCGTCCGCAATCTGTATCTCCACCGAATGGGGAATCCAGTCTTTCACATCGGTGCAGTACACGATGACTCCGCTGTTGGTGCCATCCGCAGTCTTGAATTCGAGGTCGAGCACGAAATTCGCATAATCCTTTTTGGTCCAGATACACTGGTCTTCGCTGGCGGTCATGACGCCGCCCTCAACCGTCCAAATCCCGGCCGGAAACACCGCATCGGATAAATCCGGCGCAAACAGGCTCTGCCAGCCGCTGACATCCGGATGTGTCTTGGGCGGTACGGACATCTGGGAACCGCACGACTGGAGGAACAGAACCATGCCGGCAACCGCCACAGTCAGAACGATCATTTTTTTCATGTGTGCTCCTTTTAAACAGAGAATTCCCCAACGATTGCGCCGGGGCAGTGCGTTAAACCGTATTTTCCAAGGAAATAAATG
Proteins encoded:
- a CDS encoding DUF1080 domain-containing protein — translated: MKKMIVLTVAVAGMVLFLQSCGSQMSVPPKTHPDVSGWQSLFAPDLSDAVFPAGIWTVEGGVMTASEDQCIWTKKDYANFVLDLEFKTADGTNSGVIVYCTDVKDWIPHSVEIQIADDFAEQWAKSPKTWQCGAIFGHLAPSMSMVKKPGEWNRFTITCMGKMIYVMLNGMQVTEMNMDLWKNAKTNPDGSEIPAWLSTPFSELPTHGFIGFQGKHAGAPIYFRNIKIKELK